Below is a genomic region from Amphiura filiformis chromosome 19, Afil_fr2py, whole genome shotgun sequence.
ttgttttatttcgtgtttagaatatatatatatataatttatatcataagctttaaaatggtatatcatgaAGCGGAGTTATACTatagtttgttgaactttgctccttcaacaaaatggtaccttatttcggttctacacgtgtctctttttccacattgctggtatacaaatattaactgtctatgagtgtgatggtcgaaatataatcacgaggtgaaagatggattgttccattccacgagccggaacggcgagtggaatggaacaatacatctttcaccgagtgattatatttcgaccattacacgaatttaagacagttaatatttgttttatatcactcatgcataaattatattactaaaatactatttaaggtaggaattacattttttcatcaacataacaccatgttttgccgtgatatatttcacattttggggtccacccaataactaaatcggcgagtccacacggagagggtgatagtaaaaatggcaaatggtaatcaaccaatgaactgtctagaatttatgtatgagtgatataataataaatatctaacagtcataattggcgatcaTTTCAAATCAACCCCAAGTCAAcagggttcaggaatgtcctctcattgttaattgttggttataagctgtaatacatacctagacaaaatacaatgctttgtaacccaccacttgaacaggatttagccaatgcgatcaaagactagagctatttaagaattctatagacataggtagaagcttattatcctcttcaacaataggattattgattagtttaaaAGGTgttgactggcactagcaaaatgagacacatgtagcacttTCATGCACATttgacactgtaactcagaatacaatttgcacaCTTTACTGTTCATGCGTGGCGTACGGTCAcaatgacaaaaatatttttatttgttatatAAAATAGCATTAGTATGTGTGGTAACCACAATGGGATGGGTTGAATACCTTCTCATTCATAACAACTAAAACAGAACATATTTCAGGCCTATAGTTACACTGAGATTATGAGAAAAACAAGAGAATACAacttgccgactttacggctggtttgtagAAGTGAATAAAAAACCAGAATGAGGGATGCCGTTCCTTTTTATCTTATTTTTTGCAGAGATGCagttctttttttaaaatattatttttgttaaaatataggcctaagcatCAGGATTTCTGGTAAAATTTGCTTCAAATCCAAAATCATTGCAAATGAAGTATATGTTGCATAGTAGATATGAGACATATAGTAGACATTAATGTAAAAATTAACATTATTTTTCTCTCTGGAATATCATgcatgaaaatatcattttctttcttaatttcttgaATAAAAAGATGGAATGCGTATGAATGCGTATGAATGGCTCCACACGGACTATATGCTCCTTGCCCCTAAATTGTGGCCAAATTTTAACTACAAATAGGTCAAATCTGACCACAATTTAGGTGTGAGGAGCCCACGCTGTATTAAGATAAGATGTCTTGATGTGTGAACCCAATTCTCATATTAATAATACCTAAAATTTCATCATATTAATAAACTAGTCCtgtaattagtttagcaaaatcTACTTGCAATTCTGTCGGTAATTagacaaaaacacattttgagcaGTTGAATCAGTTTATGGTTATTTACCGTATCCCAGAGACTGTCCCACTAATAATGTTTGCACTGTAAATGGGTTTTTTGTTGCGTATTTAACTGAATATAATCATAGACTGCTACAGTCTATGATATAATGTGTCTGCTTACACACTTAACCCCCTGAACActgctggtcatctaacagcatttctgattggttgataacttgaaatgctcacttcaattgccaattatgaccaggctttaaactatttagggttaaacttgcatttgcaggtgatcgtattaataccctccttgattggtacaaaatggacacaatattcattttgaccaatcggcaggtagttctcatggggttaaaatgaccttccaaGGATGGATGAGAataacgcatcgcacactagcgcaattaaacatgaattaacaaatagaaacatgacatgcataggcagatataccagagtaaaaacttcggacatacctgcctgtgaaccccagacctctcgcttgtcggggagcgctctaccactgagctacaaagactgtccctgataaacaggactcatgtctggtacttatggatatgagcaggcAGGGTAAaaatacaaacaacacattacataccagtgtacgggatcaattaatgatgcttacccgtatgggcgtcaatcccgggggacaGGGGGGAGGTGTCACCCTCACTTTCGGCAAAATGACACAATTTTGGCCGTGTGCCCcccacacatttcaagccggattggcgcccatacttacccgccagcctaatacaatcaggcaggtatgtccggagtttttattCTGTTATATCTGCCtgtgcatgtcatgtttccatttgtaaaaatGCTTGTTTatttatgtgggtgtgtgtgtgtgtggggggggggtaggcaggcACGTGGGGGCTGGGTGTTAGTGTGTGGGGTGTGCAAAAGTACGGTGAGCTGAATAGCCAAGCTTCAATGCACAaatttgatcacaacacaatatAAATCCCATATTTTAACATCTAAGATATAATTATGTGAGGTTTTTGTGTGGGGTAATAATATGTGGTATGTATTATGTCGTTTTGAACGGGTGTGTAAGGTACATTACTTTTATGCCAACTTAATTTTCTTCAAACTATTTTGTATTCCAGGTTCTGTCCGAGTGTATTCCTGTATATCGTTAGTGTGGTTCCAGGCATATGGCTCTTACAATACGATGTATACCATGCCAGACAAACCTATAAAGAAGTACATGGTCTAGAAGAGTGTGGATACGACACGGTGAATGAAACGGGACTGAGAGCAATACAGGGTGTAAGTGTGATAAacttgataaggccaaaaaaagaaggtttgtctcaaagctcgatttgaaaaaaaaaaaagaaatgcggattttgtatttttttttttcaaaaacataaaaaaaaaaaaattccagaaaaattcggcgaaaatcagatttttttctccaaacaccataaaaataccaagtcgggaataaaaaccactcgtgagctttggcCTAATCACAAATTTGCAAAGCGGATGACAAAGGAATATAACATTCATTTATATTCTTTTGCTCGTTAGTTCGttcactcatttatttatttgtttatttatttatttatttatttagtcgaAAGCTtgcaattatcaatatcaataaagttACTGCTACGTCCGTCATATCACATTTCtcccgtgtatttatttatttatttatttatttatttatttatttatttacttatcattcattcattcattcattcattcattcattcattcattcactcaatcgttcattcattcattcattcattcattcattcattcattcattcattcattcattcattcgatcATTCTTTATTGCGCCATTCATCTTTCCCTTCCTTCCACTAATTCAGATTACTTCCAGAGTTCCGCAGGGCTCGATCCTGGGGCCCTTACTTACATGCTATATCCGGGATCGTATGAGGATATTTCTGGAATACTCTGAGCACGTTTTTAAACAGATTAAGTTAGAAGAGCATAGTGTGCAAATCAATATGCATTTTTTGAAGCAAAGCGgatatacggttttcataataattatatcaatttatattttctttgtatcttattgtattTTATCAATAATCAGTGTAGTTAATGAGCTTAAttgactggaaaggctcattaatatgttatttttgccAGTGTTTTGCtacaaatccatgcataaatgtttagggcacttttattttgcatatatttgccttgaaacttggtcaaagtgtttctaatatgtcctAATGTATCACATTGTCTAACCGCCATCTGATTTTCATAATTGCAtaattcatgagctaatttgtataaatgctaattaataatgcaaaatataaattatattatattatattatattatattatattatattatattatattatattatattatattatattatatttatattatattatatattttgaaaaccgtatgtttGATTTGCTCcatacaaaaggcatattgataagtgtgctttaCTCTACGCAATCAATCTGCTTAAAACATGCAAACTTCCAAAAATGCCTCAAGATGCCCCTTCAAACCTTTATCTATTCCAAGCATGCCAAAAGAAACAATGAGCAAACGATCAAACAATACAATTAacgaataaaaaatatattattttatgatgtttgatactttattggttgTCATTCTGTTTAATTTTAGGTCTCTATTCCTATAGAGTTGAGTTCAGACGAATGGGCTTTAGCTTTGGAACAAGTCTTGCTGATTCTCCTTATTATCGGTCGATGGCTGCTCCCAAAGGGTGCACTAACACGTGACCAACTCTCTCAGCTCCTATTGGTCTACATCGGTATCGCAGCAGACAGTCTCGAGTTTTCTCTCGAGACACTCAAAGAACCGGATGTCTTGTGCAACCTTCTACTTATCGTCATCATCATGGCCATCTGGTCTTGGAGTCTCCTACAGTTTTGCTTGGTAATGACGGCAGTTGCTGCTCCTAAACCACGTATGGCTGTCGGAAAACATGAGCGCACTTTCTGTGGTGGGTGTTGCGAGAACGAAATCTGGGCCTTGATGATGTCAGTTGTATTACAAGACGCGCCGTTTTTAACAATGCGGCTGTATTTGATGGTTAAATATAAGGTGGTCAACCAGATGATGTTGTTTTTCACGTGTAAAAACACAATGGTGGTGTTGCTACAGTTTTATCGCATGGCAATCCTATGTATGAATGAGGATGACGACTACGATGATGCAGAATCAGGGCCTGTAAAAAACGGTAAAACAAATACTCTAGAATTTGTTGAAATGATTAATGACGACGTCAAATGTGTGGTAATGCcagaaaaagaaaataacaaagaaaagtgaagatACAATTATTGtttcattatattatatatttggtTTATTTATCGTTCTATTGCCGGGAACAATAGAAACCGGGCTCAAAAACCCAGTCAACCGCCGGCTCTTCTATGGCGTcggcggttgagttttgaagccatccctacTTAACACACGTTTAAccttagaactactgagccatattttttgACACGGACTACGGCTGGTGGGGTTGTTgcaccccctaattttcaattataaacgtcatggGTCtcctatccagtgataccaaaataagtacaaatattccccacGCAATGTcggtatgacgtcataatgtgagggcaaaTTCTGGCCACGTACAAGAGTGTATAGGCAAAAtcggatatttggttaaaaattctACGAAAATGCGAATACGAATAATTTTACAATAGCAAAATAaacatcattgattttactgtagaaaccaattgtGGGCATCACCACCCTACCCCATGGCCATTTTGATGGCCGGTTCTACCcctgggtaaggtgctggggtaaaacttTTATCACTTAAATGATcccaaaggatggatctacgattagagctgattagcttaggtcgtttgggtgtAAACGCTGTGCAATAGTTTTGAGCCCTGGGGAAGGgtgaaattgggggggcaagaaattttggcgatccgaaaggggggggcaagcaatttttggcaagccgagaggggggggcaagcgatttttggcgcacattcatggggcgccttttaaataaaacgctctaaaaaggcaaaCGTagacttaaatatgcaaattttcctgctcgctgcgctcgcaacatgtatctagaccatttaaggtttgtaaattggaatCCCAAAAATTTAGCATGCGCAAAGAATTTTTGGTGGGCTGAGAGGAGGGGGGCATCGATTTTTGgggagccatttggaaattttaccccccccccccggggggggggggtcataattattgcacagccccttatgacgGATAAAATATCTGGGAGGTGTCACAAGAATGTATAGACTAATGTGCAGTCAGTGAATGATAGACACATTCTGCCTAGCCTGGCATAGTACTTACAAGTTACTGCAAACGTGATTATCGATCCCTATCAACTGCGTACGGAAAACTTATCCTCGATAGTAGGCTATGTGGGTTGCAAGTGACGCTTAGTCGGTGCCAACAATTTTATAAGATGACAAAAAAGTGCTTATAAATCATAGATTTGCTTCTCTGTTCTTTGCTTCAATGATGATTGTAATTGTTATTATTTAAGGACCATATTTACACCACCAGATTCCTAATTGTTGCCAACCCCAGAGGTACACGTAGACTGCTGCCCAGCTATTTTATGGCTACTATAGAGTATACCAGTGCAGTACAAATCCAGTACCGGCGGTGTGTGCACTGCACTTATGATTCCGATGTGTGTACTCTAGTAACCACACGGGTACTCTAGAGGTACTAATGAAGTAGATTGGAAGCAGAGTACCTCTGAGGTGACAGTAATAGAAAACCGGCAGTGTATGTTAAGTACAGTATTTCTGTCATGAAGCAAAAGTAATGTAAACACGAAAGAAAGAAAGCTACTGTAATTTACTACAACCATATCTAACGATTATAACGAATACTTGATGGTTGAAAAGCGAAGATTAATAAGGAGAatataaaggaggatttcgtgatcctatcatcctcttcttatgccatttttcagtagatatccacaaaaaatcttattcctaaaatttcagttgattccgattttgcgttggtgagttatgcatgattatgtgaattcaaaattgacgatatttttgctaaacgaattaatctgcaagaaatatttagtgcataaacattatgtagccagaggttcccagtggtataaaaatttcaactttttatgaaaaaagtagggggatgaggatcacgaaatgcccttaaaTTAAGTAAAGGTGACCTTAAGATTCCAGAAGTGGTCGGTGTCAAGTTAGATTCGTCGTGGAAAGGGTGTCATGCAGGCCATGACGTATTTTTTTATAAGTCGAGTGGGACAATTATTTATCAGCAATACTGTAATAAATGTAATAAC
It encodes:
- the LOC140141328 gene encoding LOW QUALITY PROTEIN: transmembrane protein 26-like (The sequence of the model RefSeq protein was modified relative to this genomic sequence to represent the inferred CDS: inserted 1 base in 1 codon), which codes for MAHKCFTCVAHIFEKGKALIARVLFIIHGIITVWRVTDVYDDPLLYLLCIPMGLLIAEXFVTTCCTSDGEWKWFCPSVFLYIVSVVPGIWLLQYDVYHARQTYKEVHGLEECGYDTVNETGLRAIQGVSIPIELSSDEWALALEQVLLILLIIGRWLLPKGALTRDQLSQLLLVYIGIAADSLEFSLETLKEPDVLCNLLLIVIIMAIWSWSLLQFCLVMTAVAAPKPRMAVGKHERTFCGGCCENEIWALMMSVVLQDAPFLTMRLYLMVKYKVVNQMMLFFTCKNTMVVLLQFYRMAILCMNEDDDYDDAESGPVKNGKTNTLEFVEMINDDVKCVVMPEKENNKEK